A region of the Anolis sagrei isolate rAnoSag1 chromosome 4, rAnoSag1.mat, whole genome shotgun sequence genome:
ttaaagAATAGTATACTTGGTACATTTTGTAAATTTGAACTCTTTAGTGGGCAGCTGACATTTAGCATTTGGTCTGCAACTAATAATTTTGAACTTAGATCACTTTTTAAAGGGGTTGGGAGGTTAAGGGCCAGGTGTGTACTTTCCACATGGATTGATAATGGGTACTGTCTTCTCAGCAGATAGCAGGAATGCACACTACTCGTATGGAGGAATGTGCAATTTATGTGGTACATTAGTCCTCTAGAATGTTCACTATATCATGCAACTGAAAGAAATATGCCTCTTATATTTTTGGACTTGCTGATGGCACTGCCCTATGCATGAATGGGGTATATACTAATGCAGGCTTGGGCCAGTTTTggccccccagatgttttcgacttcaactgccacaacaTCTggcaagctggctaggatttattggagttgaagtccaaaacacctggagggctgatttttgcccatgccttctctaaTGCTTTTGATAATGACATCTTATGTAGAACTAGCTAtctcctgccacacattgctgtgactcagtctggtgatctggaaaataaagtaatgagaaagttttggcttctaatatatgtaatttgtttatgcttgtggataaacaacatttcttgttgtttctttgtcagtattgatgtagagattgtctggtttgcctactctggaacatgcaacatataattgtccttctttgggggtcactttcaaatctatgatactataactgacatatgcatatatatgtgtgtgcatgtgaatcatatatatctgtatctGGCTGGGTGTCTCTCTGTCAGGaaagctttgattatgttttcttgccatggggaagggagttggactggatggccttaaggcagcatttctccacctgggggggggggtcaccaggggggggtcagaaggatcaccaaagaccaccagaaaacacggtactttctgttggtcatgggagttctgtgtgggaagtttggcccaattctatagttggtggggttcagaatgctctttgattgtaggttaactataaatcccagcaactacaactcccaaatgacaaaatcatgtttttgagtgatggtcattccttgagtgtcttgtggccaaatttggtggtaattagtccagcggtttttgagtaatgatgtcactcaaaacgaacagagcattttatatatatatatatacttatactagctgtcccctgccacatgttgctatgGTCCAgttagtgtatgtgtatatgtgtgtgtatacatttgtgtatatgtgtatatatgtgcatttgcatatatatttgtgggtgcatatatttgtgtgtacatgtgtatatgtgtggtatgtgtctatatatttgtgtgcatgtatttatatgtatattgtgtatgtgtgtatatgtacatgtgtatatgtatagatgtgtgcatgtgtatatgtgtgtatatgtgtatatatgtgtatatttgtgtgtgcatgtgtatagatgtgtatgtatatgtatatttgtgtgtatgtgtatatatatgtgtgtgtatgtgtgtatgtatttatatatatgtgtaagtatgtgtatatgtgtatgcatgaatatgtatgtgtgtgttgtaagtatgtgtatttatgtgtgtatatacatgtgtatgtttatatgtgtatgtgtgtattgggaAAGAATGGACTGTAAACTCCTTGGTGGGCCAGTGGGGGTCTCCAGGCAGGAAGGAGAGGCAGCAGGGGGAGGGGAATGGAAATCTTCCCTGGAGTTTAGTCCAGACACttgttcgttctttctttcttcaagaggaagaaggaacaAGGCTGAGTTCACTCTGGAATGGCACCTTTAAAGTTCTGACTAAACCCCCGGGGCAGATGGCAGATTAAGTGGAGTCTCAGAACTGGTATTCATGGGAGCAGCAGTGGGGACGGGTTCCTGAGTTTTCAAAGCAAGCCAAATTGGCACCTTcccaaagggagggaagaaaaggaggaggagagggagggagtgagCCAGCCAGGCCAGGTCTTCCTGTGGGCTTGTCGATGGCTTCTTTTCGGCCCTGGATCAGGAGTTTTTTTCTCCTATGCATCCTTGCCAGAAAagtgttgggggtggggggagagacgGTCAAAATAGtaggagaagggaggggaggaagtcaGGCCAAGGCAGAGGTGAAGCAGAAGGGGAAGGGATGTCAATTTTGAAGTTTGGCTTGTCTGGCTAAACCTGCATCTGCAGCTGTGGCTCCTCTCCGCAGTCGCTGCTGTGGACTTGCCCCCTTCGCCTCCCTAGTGGCGTGGCTGGGGCTCCCCTTCTCTAGAATGAGGGCTGCAGAGAGCCAGCCAAGGATGTCCGGGCACTGCTTGTTTCCCTGCCTGGATtccttgcctcccccccccccccccccggtctttcTCTCACCAGCGCCAGGGAGGAAGAGGAATAAGCGGAGGCCCTCCGCCTGAGGGAAGGTGGCCgcctctttccttttttgcctCCCTTGCTTCTTCTCCAGATTGTGTGGTGAGGCAGGATGTGCGGTCGTAGTGgaagttgtgtatgtgtgtgtgtgtgtggccatgcacTTTTCCCTTGTGCTGGAGGGAGTGGGACCAGAGCAGtctttttgcgcatgcgttgtaacttattttgtattgggggggggggggggttaagtccaTTTCCAGTTGTCTTTTGccgtttttaggggtgatggtcactcatcgGGTTGTTAGGTATACTgcatccaaatttgatgtcaattgtCCCAGgagttttttagttatgttaatcccacaaacgaacagaacatttttatttatatagatagtgatATACTCCCAACTTCCCTGCAGTGGAGGGAAAATACCCTGATATGATTGCTCCATCTCCCCCCTCTGATGAGGGAACAAAGTTCACAGCTATGTCCAGTGGGGATGCAGCCACAGTTAGTCATTCTTGTTTCTGtctactgtttattgttttcttcAAACTTTCTCCAGAGAGTTAAGGAGAAAATCAAATTAAATATAGCTTAAGTTGGATGGCATCCATCAATGGATCAAATTTTGTCCCTTTCTAGCCAACCATTGAATCTTGTGGTACATTTGTTCCAAGCAATCTCTTCGTTTACCTTCTTCTATTTAGACTTCTTTCAGGGAAAATATACACTTGCTGTTGTTTTTCTTGTGCTCCATATTGTTATGcataaaacttttttttactattttgtgttctttccaacatttgtttCGAAATTTGATGAGCATGCTAATTCACCACAGAATTCAGTATGCTCACAAACTACAGACTGTGATTAGTTGGAAAATGTGTAATAGTAGAGTGCTCTATCTGAACTCATGCTTTCTCATTTCTGAATGAAAGTAGAATCTCTCTGAataacctttatctttaccctgTGTCTTTGGCCCTCTTCAGAGTATAGAGTTACAAcaattttgatgttatttttaactgccctggctgcATCTtagggaattctggggtttataattTTGTGAAAGATCAGAATTCTCTGACTAAGAATTAGAAATATTTCATGAAacaacaaattccaggatttctgGAGCCATagttgttaaagtggtatcaaacttctaTAAATAATTACATGGACTCACTATGTAAGCATTATTTCATTTGAGTTGTCACAATTGGTTTTGCCTCTGTGTTTCTAGATTTTCAAAGCTTTCAATCAGAACACTGCATGCTTAGCTAGGTTTAAAATAATCACCCTTTAGAAAGTATCTTTTTTGTCTCCCTTGTTAACCTAGTGTTTAGAATGAAAAGGAATGCATATAATTCATGCTTTTTAATTTCGTAAGATTATGTATACCTTTGGGCTTTAAAAACAAGTCCCAATTTCTATAGTTAAGTGCACTGTACTTGATAATTCTGAAAGGTAGCATTGGCTGGGTGAAGCTGATGATGCTCCTGGGAACTGGGAATTGTTGGAAAGCCTACCGCTTTCTCAGCATTATTGTGtcacttttttgctttttgtctCTGGTAATAAGGAGTTAGCTTGGTACCCAcagagctgtttttttttttctgtgtgcaTGCCAGACAATAACTGTCTTTGCTTTTTAGTGCACAGATGTGTAATTTTTAATCTAAACAATTGTGCAGAAGAAGGGTATGCAGTAAAACTATTTGTATAAAATATAAGCATACATAGGCAGTTCGGTTTTCTACATGTAAATTTTCTATGTTAACCGTTTattcaaggaaaataaaaaagcttCTCTGTATGCAGAACGGTCTCCCAGGTTTTCACCTCTAGTGGCAATGTAACAGgctcataaataaataacatttttttaggTTCTTAGTAGCAGGGACCCAAACTTCCTTTGTTATCACTAATTTTGCCACTTTCGTCTATGAAACATACAGCACACAAATATCTTAGTCTACCTTTTAATTTATGATTATACTTATTTTCCAAATCAATTTGTGTTTATCCTTCTGCTACCAAATATTTGAGAAGCCTTTGCTTTTTAAAGAATTGTGGTTATAAATGCACAACTTGTTTAGAAACAGCATTAACAAAATCAATATAAGAGGCAGAGAGCTTCAGTAAACATGGCTAATTTAATATAAATTGTTGTTTCTGTTCAGTATAGTTGGTTGTTTGTATACTGGTTCAACTATGTTttcaccaatatatatatatcggtATCTTAGAGTCTGTCTTCGTAATAAAAGTACTGGTAATTCATGAATAAATGATATTCAGTATATAGTTATGCATGATTTTTACTTCCCCATGCAATTGTTAGAAGTTTAAAAAGTGCACATAATGTAAAATGCACTCTCCCATTCACGTGATGTTCATTGTTGTGAATGCTAtgtgcatttaataataataatttaaaaacttagggcagtttccaacatatgaGGCAAAACATTCAGTTGCCCCAAAGGAAAACCACACAGATAACATCATACTGTCAATATAGATATGGATCAGAAAGAGCTACTTCTGTCAAGAAAGGGACATCATTGAATGCTTAATTGTTGTTTTCAACAATGAAATTGACTTAATGGCAGCCTTATGAATAAGACAGTACACCAAATCACCTGTTATAAAAAGCCCTGCTTGGATCAGCACCAAAGTCTGTCCACCTGTAATgctgtcttctttttttcctatgGCCTCCCACCTTACTAAATACCAtagtcttttctaatgagtcatgtcttctcagtGGTTCCAGCTTACGTATCTTCCAGGGAGAATTCAGACTTGAACTGGTCTCAGACCTGTTCAGCTGTGTTTTAGCATTCCATAGTATCTGTAGAACTCCCtttcagcaccacatttcaaatatgttgatttccttcttgtgaacttgcttcactgtccacttttcACAAACAGAAATAATTAGGACTTGGACGAAGCTGGCTTTTGGTCATCACTGTAATACAGTAGATTCTCATTTAACTGGAGAGTCTGCTATATTAACTGGAGAGTCTACTACTGGAACTCTGAAGGAACtgtccaaaatataaaaataatacttaaaaaataaaatgcatgtacAATATAGTAAAACTGTGATGtagtaatttgtttgttttttgtcttaaTGTCAAGTAATTCCAGAGGTTATGGTATGATATAATATGGGGTATGATATTAGTTAGAcctatttttaataataactttCAAGCAATCAGAAACTACAGTTAGCAGCATCCTCATGGGTGCTAGTTAACTGGTACTCTATTGTATCTTTACATTCATAGTCTTGTCTCATTCCTCCATAATCATCTGATGTCTTGATTgcgtctccattctgattaatccCTAAAACCAACTAAAGGAAAATCTTTTGAACAGTGTCTTGATTGTGCACTTTAAGGTTAAGCAAATCATCAGTtaccattatttttgttttcttaatattcagGTGTATCCCTGTCTTTTACTgtcttccttctttactttcaATAGCCATTCCAAGTCTTTATTTTCTGCTAGttatttggtgccatctgcatatcttaaatttcccttttatttctcaGATTTTGCGAAAGCAGTCCGTTCTGTCTCTTTGTTGTGTTCTCTTTCTCTATTgattattaaaataattctagTAGTTGTtaataggagttgcagtccagtcaGGTTTTTCAAAATTCTaaatgcatatattttatttcataacGACTTTATCTCTGAGATTTTGAAAGTATCAGATGTTTACTACAGTGGCTTGGAGAGAATATTGCACCTTTTTAAACAGCCTTTCTCCAAATTAAAAATAGTTGGCTCAGATTTCTCAAGCGGAAGGAAATTATCACAGCTTGTATTTTGACTTACTGTGAAACTAAGTTTATGGCAGGAACAGTAACCTGGAGGCAAAATGCCTAGTTATGTTTATGTGGGTTGTCATCTGACATATGCTTTActatggaagattttttttttatgaggGGACCATATTCATTGCTAAAACAGAGAATAATTTAGAAACTCTTGAGAATTTCATACTTGAGCCGAGTGACTTGGTGTTTGAATATTGGCTTCAACTAGAAGTGAAAACACTTTGAATAGTCTGAACATCAATTTAAGTCTGCTTGTTATAGGTCCTCTCATTTTTCGTCTCAAGCATTGTCATAAAGGGGATGATTATAGATCAAGGGCAGCTGCAAGTACTGTTTTTATCCTGAAATCTCCAGCAGTTTCAAAAGGAGATGTCAACTGTTTTGATGCCCTCTAATGGAGCTGATACCTGCTCCTACCTGCCTTTCCTATTTATTGCCTTTTAGTTTCCGAATGGACGGAACAAACGGGAAAAACAAATCAAATGAATGGGACAAATTTCAGACCCATGAttaatagagagtaaaataataaatgtaataaaaacagtaataatagagtaaaataataaatgtaataataacaataataaatagattaaaataataaatgtaataatagattaaaataataaatcttgacttgagtataaggcgGGGGGTCAGTCTAAAAAAAGGCCTGaaaacccggcttatactcgagcatgTATGGTAATTCTATCATCCAGCATAGCTATGGAATAAAGTTGACTACTCCTGCACCTCAAGATTCTTTCATTCCATTATGTCCACCACAAAGTTTGGGATAAAACCTTGCTTGAGAGAATGATTATAAGCCTCTGCCAtctcaacaccagaggcattccaagtggccagctactggtcaaaggacatttaatagaatgccaagttttcaaactttgtgtgtgtgtgtttttaaaatacaaaacaattgttTGGTTCACtcttgatacgataaataaataaaatctcaaaaTGAGACGGTTCCATTCCAGGTAATTCTTTGTAGCCTAGAAAGACCAGTAATTGTGATCTTTTCTATGGTAGTTGCTTATATTGCTTCTTTTTCTCTACAGAGGTTAAGTTCTAAATTAAAAATAGAGTGGAAGGTTGCTAGGAATTTTGTTATTTTCATTGGTAGTAGTAcctatttatgtaaatatttcagAAAACCATTGACTTTACTGTTAAAAATTACTTTCATTTAAGATTTCTGAGTTAGTTTCAGTGTTTATTCTAATCTTCTGATGTTTATGTAAGCAATGCTAAAAATGTTAAAGCACATAGTTCTATAAACATATGGGAAGAATACTTAAATAATTATCTTATCAGAATACGGAAACTACAGTAGTAGAAATTTTCTATAAGTAGTATAATTAAATTGTTAGCTTAATTGATACCATAGGCCAAGCTTTTTCTCATTGTTTTGTTTACCTTTTTTTGAAGGTTTCCGAATGAGTGGATCATGAGGAACATACTTTAGGGACTCGCCATAGTATGGCTGCTTCTCGATCTACTCGTGTCACAAGATCAACAGTGGGTTTAAATGGTTTGGATGAGAATTTTTGTGGCCGAACTTTAAGAAATCGTAGCATCGCTCATCCAGAGGAAGTTTCTTCTCTCCCACAAGTAAGATCAAGATCACCAAAGAAGAAACCAGACTCGCTGCAGACACAGAAAGGAAACAACAGTGGGCGAACAAATGAAGTGAAGCAGCAAAATTCTAGAGAATCATGGGTAAGCCCCAGAAAGAGAGGACTTTCAACTTCAGAAAAGGATGTTGTTGAGAAACAAACTGTGGAGAGTTGTGAAAAGAAGCAAGTGGAACCTGTCTCACCAGTTTTAAAGAGAATTAAGCGTTGCCTGCGTTCAGAGACACAAAATAGTTCGGATGTGCTGCCCTCTAAAACTGGGAAAGAGCGATTGGAACGCAAAAGCTCAGTTTCAGAAAATGTTGTCATCAGTCCAGGGCCGAAACGAGCTTGTCGATGTCTTATATTGGATGATAGTGATAAAAGGGAAGTTAAAAAGGTGAATGCTTGCACAGAACGATTTAACAGTTCCTCTGTATCAGAACTCTCAGGTTACCAGTCTGTCAATGGGGTTGATGGGAGAGATTCAGATGCTGCAAAGTGTGATGACTGTCAACCTGATGGGGGTACTACACAGAACAGTACTGACATCTGTTCATCAAAGGACAATAGTGTAACAGAAAATGGAAACACATTGGctcattcatctttttttctcAGCAGAAGTAAAGAGGACAGTTTTGTAGACCACAGTGTGCCTTGCACAAATTTACAAGAACAGGTAACATTGGAGGaccacaacaaattaaacaactgTTTGCCTGGGGAAATTGCTAATCGGGCACATGAGTCAGGTACGGGTATAGGGTCCTTTTCTGAAATCCAGTCATCTCTATTAAGGGATTCCGAGGAAGAAGTAGATGTGGTAGGGGATTGCAGTGCCTCAAAGGAAAAATCTGAAAATACCAACCACAACCTAGACAGTTGTCATGACAGTGCATCAGTCTCAGGTGAGCCTGAACCACCAGTTTTGGACTGTGTTTCACCCCAAAATTCATCGGAATCTCAAGAACATAGATATACACTAAGAACATCACCATGGAGGGTATGTCCTGCAAAAGGTAGCCCTATTAAACATAACTCTCCATGTAGAGAAAATGGACATATTGAAGAGAACAATCATAATGCCCCTGAAAAGAATGTAGAATCAAGTATTACTAATATCAATGGATCTACTGCAAACACTGACATTATTCCAAATGAAAAAGAGAGAGGTTGTGATTCTGGGGACAATATAGATGAAGGATTAAAGAGACAACCCTCAGAGGCTAGATTTGTTACTGGATTGCTACCATCTGCCAAAGAGAGTGCCAATCTTCATGCTgtagaggatgaggaggaagaaccTGATGTGTATTTCTTTGAATCAGATCATATGGCATTGAAACACAACAAAGAGTATGTGTAAATATGGTAACCATGGattctgctttttgtttgttaatcaaATACTTGATATTTCCACAATTCTATTACCTGTTGTAGAATAATCCGATTTAAATATTTGCTCTTTAGGAAGAGCTGTTCATTATATTTTTTCTTGAAAAGTTGATGCTTATATGTTTTCATATGCTACAATTAGAGAAGATTAATTAAGTTTACTTTGAATACTTTgaattctttttctcttttggaaACTACATCTGAAGTAGAATTTTCACAATCTAGTTATCATATTAGTGAGAAATCTTAATA
Encoded here:
- the ZZZ3 gene encoding ZZ-type zinc finger-containing protein 3 isoform X2, whose product is MAASRSTRVTRSTVGLNGLDENFCGRTLRNRSIAHPEEVSSLPQVRSRSPKKKPDSLQTQKGNNSGRTNEVKQQNSRESWVSPRKRGLSTSEKDVVEKQTVESCEKKQVEPVSPVLKRIKRCLRSETQNSSDVLPSKTGKERLERKSSVSENVVISPGPKRACRCLILDDSDKREVKKVNACTERFNSSSVSELSGYQSVNGVDGRDSDAAKCDDCQPDGGTTQNSTDICSSKDNSVTENGNTLAHSSFFLSRSKEDSFVDHSVPCTNLQEQVTLEDHNKLNNCLPGEIANRAHESGTGIGSFSEIQSSLLRDSEEEVDVVGDCSASKEKSENTNHNLDSCHDSASVSGEPEPPVLDCVSPQNSSESQEHRYTLRTSPWRVCPAKGSPIKHNSPCRENGHIEENNHNAPEKNVESSITNINGSTANTDIIPNEKERGCDSGDNIDEGLKRQPSEARFVTGLLPSAKESANLHAVEDEEEEPDVYFFESDHMALKHNKDYQRLLQTIAVLEAQRTQAVQDLESLGRHQRDALKDPIGFVESLQKKVDVGLPNPQRVVKLPEISWDHYTTSLGNFEREFKNRKRNSRRAKLIFDKGLPTRPKSPLDPRKDGETTTYSVLPFSDCLEVSANNRPQMIRGRLCDETKPETFNQLWTIEEQKKLELLLLKYPPEEIESRRWQKIADELGNRTAKQVASRVQKYFIKLTKAGIPVPGRTPNLYLYSKKSSSRRQHPLNKHLFKPSTFMTSHEPPVYMDEDDDRSSFHSHMANAAEEEPSDEESIPVAYRELPEYKELLTLKKLKKQKLRQMQAESGFVQHIGFKCDNCGTDPIQGIRWHCQDCPPEMSLDFCDSCSDCLHETEIHKENHRLEPVYRAEMFLDRDYCMSQGPSYNYLDPNYFPANR
- the ZZZ3 gene encoding ZZ-type zinc finger-containing protein 3 isoform X1 produces the protein MAASRSTRVTRSTVGLNGLDENFCGRTLRNRSIAHPEEVSSLPQVRSRSPKKKPDSLQTQKGNNSGRTNEVKQQNSRESWVSPRKRGLSTSEKDVVEKQTVESCEKKQVEPVSPVLKRIKRCLRSETQNSSDVLPSKTGKERLERKSSVSENVVISPGPKRACRCLILDDSDKREVKKVNACTERFNSSSVSELSGYQSVNGVDGRDSDAAKCDDCQPDGGTTQNSTDICSSKDNSVTENGNTLAHSSFFLSRSKEDSFVDHSVPCTNLQEQVTLEDHNKLNNCLPGEIANRAHESGTGIGSFSEIQSSLLRDSEEEVDVVGDCSASKEKSENTNHNLDSCHDSASVSGEPEPPVLDCVSPQNSSESQEHRYTLRTSPWRVCPAKGSPIKHNSPCRENGHIEENNHNAPEKNVESSITNINGSTANTDIIPNEKERGCDSGDNIDEGLKRQPSEARFVTGLLPSAKESANLHAVEDEEEEPDVYFFESDHMALKHNKDYQRLLQTIAVLEAQRTQAVQDLESLGRHQRDALKDPIGFVESLQKKVDVGLPNPQRVVKLPEISWDHYTTSLGNFEREFKNRKRNSRRAKLIFDKGLPTRPKSPLDPRKDGETTTYSVLPFSDCLEVSANNRPQQMIRGRLCDETKPETFNQLWTIEEQKKLELLLLKYPPEEIESRRWQKIADELGNRTAKQVASRVQKYFIKLTKAGIPVPGRTPNLYLYSKKSSSRRQHPLNKHLFKPSTFMTSHEPPVYMDEDDDRSSFHSHMANAAEEEPSDEESIPVAYRELPEYKELLTLKKLKKQKLRQMQAESGFVQHIGFKCDNCGTDPIQGIRWHCQDCPPEMSLDFCDSCSDCLHETEIHKENHRLEPVYRAEMFLDRDYCMSQGPSYNYLDPNYFPANR